The sequence tgtatctatctgatgtgatgtgtgtgtgtatgagtgtttgcatgtgtgtgtgtggtgaatccATCTgacgtgatgtgtgtgtgtgtgtgtgtgtgtgtgtgtgtgtgtgtgtgtgtgtgtgtgtggtttatccATCtgacatgatgtgtgtgtgtgtgtatgtattgtgtatCTATCTGAcatgaggtatgtgtgtgtgtgtgtatgtgtggtgtatcTATCTGACgtgagttatgtgtgtgtgtagtttatcCATCtgacgaggtgtgtgtgtgtgtgtgtgtgtgtgtgtgtgtgtatgtgtggtgtatcTATCTgacgtgaggtgtgtgtgtgtgtgtggtttatccATCtgatgagaggtgtgtgtgtgtatgtgtggtgtatcTATCtgatgtaaggtgtgtgtgtgtatgtgtggtgtatcCATCtgatgtaaggtgtgtgtgtgtatgtgtggtgtatcCATCtgatgtaaggtgtgtgtgttcttcaggGTCGGACTGGGCCGCCGGGTCTTCCTGGTAGACAAGGGCCACCGGGCTGGCAGGGACCATTAGGGCCCAAAGTGAGTAAgtccctacaacacacacacacacacacacacacacacacacacacacacgtacgcacacacatacacacacgtaggcacacacacacacatgcacacacacacacacatatactggaCATATACTGCATTAGAATAATATTACAGTCTTTAATACTAAGTGCATATATTTGCTCtaggaaagagtgtgtgtgtgtgtgtgtgtgtgtgtgtgtgtgtgtgtgtgtgtgtgtgcgtgtgcgtgtgcatgtgcatgtgcatgtgtgtgtgtgtgtgtgtgtgtgtttgtgtgtgtgtgtgtgtgtgtgtgtcagctgtgtGACCTGAAGTGTCTCCTCCTCAGGGGGAAAAGGGAGACCCTGGTCTCATGGGGATGCCTGGAGCAAGAGGACCTCTGGGATCTAAGgtttggaacacacacacacacacacacacacacacacacacacacacacacacacacacaccacacacacacacacaccacacacacacacacacacacacgatatacacacacacaaacacacacacacacaccacacacaccccatacacacacgcacagacacacacacacacagacacacacacacacacacacacacacacacacaccacacacacacacgcacacacacacacacagacactcatacaATCTACCTCACATTCACAAGTAGTAGTACTGTAATTTCTCTATgcttattctgtgtgtgtgtttctggctaGGGCTTACCTGGATATAAAGGAGAGAAGGTAAGTAACTCCCTTCATTTGAGTTCTGCCTTTCCCAGGCAATGGAGGCTGATAGTGCCGGTGGTAATCCGGTTTCTGTGGTGCTGTTGTTGATAGTGCCGGTGGTAATCTGGTTTTTGTGGTGCTGTTGTTGGTAGTGCCGGTGGTAATCCGGTTTCTGTGGTGCTTTTGTTGATAGTGCCGGTTGTAATCCGGTTTCTGTGGTGCTGTTGTTGATAGTGCCGGTGGTAATCTGGTTTCTGTGGTGCTGTTGTTGATAGTGCCGGTGGTAATCTGGTTTCTGTGGTGCTGTTGTTGATAGTGCCAGTGGTAATCCGGTAAAACTCCCCCTATATCATAAGTAACCCCCTTTTACAGCCGGGTGGACTGAGACAATGCACAAGATCAAGTGACCATTTGGGGTTCAAACTGACCCCTACGTGCATCTGAGCTCTTAGGCCCGGGATTTCATAACGTGCCGTCATGGCTGCCACACATATCCTGTGTTAGTTCGGTCCAGAAAGATGAACAGGACGCGTCTGCAAGATGCAGTATTCATGTGAGCGCTAGGAGGGATTAGGGACTAGGAGCAGTATGTGACCACACATGAGCAGCAACACTCTTGGTGgccctgtggtgtgtgtacagtgtgtgtacagtacatgtgtgtttgtatgtagtgtgtatgtgtggtgtgtgtacttCTGTTTCATCTCTGCACTGCCATCTCTCTTCAGGGGTCTCGAGGGGAACATGGTGATTTAGGCCCGAAAGGAGAAAAGgtatatgcatttgtgtgtgtgtgtgtgtgtgtgtgtgtgtgtgtgtgtgtgtgtgtgtgtgtgtgtgtgtgtgtatgcatgtatcgtgtgtgtgtgtgtgcatctgtgtgtatgcgtctgtgtgtgcataagtgtgagTGTACTGTCTCCTCTGTCCTAATCCCATGTCTCTtatctctgtctcctctgtccTAATcccatgtctctttctcttctgtctctgtgCTAATcccatgtctctttctcttctgtctctgtgCTAATcccatgtctctttctcttctgtctctgtgCTAATCCCATGTCTCTtatctctgtctcctctgtgCTAATcccatgtctctttctcttctgtctctgtgCTAATcccatgtctctttctcttctgtctctgtgCTAATCCCATGTCTCTtatctctgtctcctctgtgCTAATCCCATGTCTCTtatctctgtctcctctgtccTAATcccatgtctctttctcttctgtctctgtgCTAATcccatgtctctttctcttctgtctctgtgCTAATcccatgtctctttctcttctgtctctgtgCTAATCCCATGTCTCTtatctctgtctcctctgtgCTAATcccatgtctctttctcttctgtctctgtgCTAATcccatgtctctttctcttctgtctctgtgCTAATCCCATGTCTCGtatctctttctcctctgtgCTAATCCCATGTCTCGtatctctttctcctctgtgCTAATCCCATGTCTTTtatctctgtctcctctgtccTAATcccatgtctctttctcttctgtctctgtgCTAATCCCATGTCTCGtatctctttctcctctgtgCTAATCCCATGTCTCGtatctctttctcctctgtgCTAATCCCATGTCTTTtatctctgtctcctctgtccTAATcccatgtctctttctcttctgtctctgtgCTAATCCCATGTCTCGtatctctttctcctctgtgCTAATCCCATGTCTcttatctctgtctctcctgctcCAGGGTTCCATGGGCCTCACCGGGATGCTCGGGCAAAAGGTAAGATCAGTTCAGCTCAGACtcaaaccagtgtgtgtgtgtgtgtgtgtgtgtgtgtgtgtgtgtgtgtgcgtgtgtgtgtgtgtgtgtgtgtgggtgggtgtgtttgtgtgtgggtgggtgtacgtTTGTTCATGTGCTTGTTCACTAAATTAAAACCAGCACCAGACTAGACTGGTCTTGCTGCCTGTGCATACTCTCATGTGAAGTAGAGTACTGAGTCTGACTCCCTTTATGACgtcacttcctgtttcctgCTGCAGGGGGAGATGGGTCCAAAAGGAGAACCCGGCCTATCAGGGAACAGAGGTCCAACGGGTCGGCCCGGCAAGAGAGGCAAGCAGGTGGGTGTGCTCAGGCTGCGGTTTGGGTCAGGCTCATCCAGCCGTAGCGGTCAGTGTTATCCTGTTGGGGTTTGTATTTAGACTGTAGACAGCAAGAGCACCATCAGTCTCTGTTTCCAGCCAGTGGAGAAGACCATTGCTGTGTTGCTCTGGTTCAGGTGGTAGAGAAAAAGGCTAACAGCGGTCATGGGATAGATCCCCTTGTATGTTTACAGGAAAACTCGCAACTTCTCacacagatctctgtttctcgggGTCACCgctagagcagccaggcagctacagtgctacagtaCATGTACACTCGGTTgacattattttaaaaatgctgcagcaacttgagctaggtagcGATAGgtacccatttttttttttttttttcataccgaCTGAACTCGGTGACCTGGGGTTTGTGATCAGGTTTGGGTTAGGCAAGGGAGGACATTTGGATTCATGTTGGGGTGAGTTGCGCTCTATCAGACATTAGGAACCCAGTCAGCCTCTATTGCCAGCCTGTGATTTGAAGAGATGATCATTGATGTGTTGCTCAGTTTGGGTTCAGGTTGGAGCTGGTGGAGTTGGGCTGGGAGTGTGTTTGGTTTCAGGTTGGAGTTGGTCAGGGAGTGTGTTTGGGTTCAGGTTGGAGTGAGCTGCGGTGTATTACACAACAGGGACATAGTCGGCCTCTATTTCCAGCCAGTGGCCTGATTGGCTGGTGAGGGAGCTAAATTGCTGTTGCTCCGGTTCAGTTGCTTTAGAGTGGAGTAATAACTGTGCTCATGGGACCGGCTCcgaggaggcacacacacacgcttcctcGGAGCCGGCTGAACATATAGGCTGCTGATGTATAGATATTTGCTGAACATATAGGCTGCTGATGTATAGGTATTTGCTGAACATATAGGCTGCTGATGGAGATATAGATCTGTACTGAATATATAAGCTGCTTATGTATAGATCTGTACTGAATATAAGCTGCTGATGTATAGATCTGTACTGAATATATAAGCTGCTGATGTATAGATCTATGCTgaacatataggctactgtaaattAATAATGAACCTTGCAGAGATCAGAAGCTACTTACATGAACTTATATGGTTCTGATGGTTCTGCTGGTTCTGTTGCAGGGATCCAAAGGAGATTACGGACTGATTGGCCCAATTGGACCCAGCGGGCCGCAGGGACCCCCTGGTCTGCCTGGTCCCCCAGGTTTACCTGCCTCAGGTACGTCACCTGTGCTCATGCTGtgcaccagtacacacacacacacacacacacacacacacgcacacgcacacgcacacgcacacacacacacacgcacgcacacacacacacgcacacacacattgcttatGTGACCTCAGAGCAACCCGAGCCGAGCCCACAAAGCCAGGATGACATCATGCCCCTAAAGAGGCAGCTACGGCGGGTCAGCTTAACTACCGTGGAGTCAGCACGGaagtgacatacacacacacacacacacacacacacacacacacacacacacacacacacacacacacacacacacacacagcttaatgGACATGGATCCTGGTGTGAGTGAGGAAGTGAGATGGCAGCTGCTACTGGCCTCAGGTTTCTGTTGGATCATTAAAGACGGCCACTGCCACGGCCAGCGCTTTCCCAGCATAGCAAACGGAACACATGGGCACTGGGCACTCAGGAAACAGTCACTGGACATGTCCCAGCACGTTAGCGGGGACCCCACTCATTCATCAACTATAGCACTGATATATATAAATGAAATGGATTAACCTTTCCCCCACTAGTGGTCACTGATATATAAATGAAATGGATTAACCTTTCCCCCATTAGTGGTCATGACTAATACGTATCAGGTTGGTTTGTGCTGGTGTTGAAAATGATATGTAAtgagtatatgtgagtgtgtgtagtgtgtgagtatatgtttgtgtgtagtgtgtgaatatgtgtgtagtgtgtgcactgaatatgtgtgtgctgGTCTGTCCCAAGGGCTCTACATGGTTGGACCCAAGGGGCAGAAGGGGCAGCCTGGCAACCCTGGCCAGTGCAACTGTGCCACCCCCCTCAACCTGCACGGCTCTCCATACGACCAGCAGCCCTTCAGGGGTGGCTATCCAAAAGTACCCGCGgtatgacaccccccccccccccccatgactgAGAGGGGGCTACCCCTTAAGCAGCAGCTAAAATAGTTCCAAAAATAGGAACTACAGTCATAGGGGTTATAACTGTCCCTGGCTCCAGGCAGACTGAGCACACAAAAAGTTATAAGAACTACAAAAGGTCCACTACAAAtacccttagtgtgtgtgtgtgtgtgtgtgtgtgtgtgtgtgtgtgtgtgtgtgtgtgtgtgtgtgtgtgtgtgtgtgtgtagtaagtaagtaagtagagGTGTGTGAAATGTACGTAGCAATCCTCTACTTACATGGTAAAAAAGCCATTGTTATACCAATAGTAATCATTACACTTTAAAGGAAAAAAATCGTATTTAATTTCACACGTCTTATAAAATCATCTTAACTGACAGTAGGTAAATATTctataattaagcaatatggcACGAATGAGAATGACATTGGTACCAGATATGGCCACGGCTGGAATGCCCCTGACTTGCTAAGCTACTGTCTGCAAGTCCAACTATATTGATCAGGTGTGTTGTGGTTCTTCCCTCTGGTCAGATCTTTGTGGTGGACAACGGTGAGGAGTTGGACCGTCTTCAGTATGACAACGCTCTGGCCTTCCGCAAGGACCAGCGGTCGCTCTACTTTAAGGACAACGATGGATGGCTGCCCATTCAGGTACCTTACACCCGTACCTCACACACGTGATGACTGCTCAGTTAGGTACCTCACACATGTGATGACTGCTCAGTTAGTTACCTCACACACGTGATGACTGCTCAGTTAGGTACCTCACACATGTGATGACTGCTCAGTTAGTTACCTCACACACGTGATGACTGCTCAGTTAGGTACCTCACACACGTGATGACTGCTCGGTTAGTTACCCCACACTTGTGATGACTGCTCAGTTACAGTAGTTACCCCACACACGTGATGACTGCTCAGTTAGTTACCCCACACACGTGATGACTGCTCAGTTAGTTACCCCCCACACGTGATGACTGCTCAGTTAGTTACCCCACACACTTACCCCGCACACGTGATGACTGCTCAGTTAGGTACCCCACACACGTGATGACTGCTCAGTTAGTTACCCCACACACTTACCCCACACACGTGATGACTGCTCAGTTAGTTACCCCACACACTTACCCCACACACGTGATGACTGCTCAATTAGGTACCCCACACACGTGATGACTGCTAAGTTAGTTACCCCACACacttaccccacacacacaatgactgcTCAGTAGTTACCCCACACACCTACCCCACACACGTGATGACTGCTCAGTTAGTTACCCCACACACTTACCCCACACACGTGATGACTGCTCAGTTAGGTACCCCACACACGTGATGACTGCTCAGTTAGTTACCCCACACGTGATGACTACTCAGTTAGTTACCCCACACACTTACCCCACACACGTGATGACTGCTCAGTTAGGTACCCCACACACGTGATGACTGCTCAGTTAGGTACCCCACACACGTGATGACTGCTCAGTTAGTTACCCCACACACTTACCCCACACACGTGATGACTGCTCAGTTAGTTACCCTACACACTTACCCCACACACGTGATGACTGCTCAGTTAGTTTCCCCACACACGTGATGACTGCTCAGTTAGTTACCCCACACACGTGATGGCTGCTCTTGTTTCCACTGAACAGAAGCTGTGCTCTCTTTGGGACATagacagatggatagatagatagatagatagatagatagatagatagatagatagacgcacagacacacagatagattATTTTTCTCGAGGATCCAGTTGATCACAACAGAAAACACAAGAGTTAGGAAAAGCAACAGTGAGGTGATGCTCTGTCCAGTGTTCCACATATTTTAGAAAACAAAGTAGATTTTTCCAGACCCTCTTCTTTTTCTATAATTATCCAGATCtcaaaaatactaaaaataaaagtaaaattccatacttttccataATTTTCCATACTGTGTAGGAAAACCTGTCCAGAGTCACTCTAATGCTACtgaaggaatgaatgaatgtgatttAGGCTGATGGAGTGTTAGTTTACTCTCTGGAAAACACTCGTAGTATTCGTTCTCTGGAAAAGTGTTCTCTGGACTTTCTCGTTGCAGCTGACACCATTCCAGTCTATGGAGAACGCACCGGATCCGGAAGGGTTCTGTGGGGACGGAATCGTCCAGCACCAGAACGGAGAGGAGTGTGATGATGGAAATAAGGTGGTGACAGACAGCTGCATCAGTgagtaaccacacacacacacacacacacacacacacacacacacacacacacacacacacacacacacacacacacacagctgcatcagcttgtagcctattctatctGAGCAAATCGGGGTTAGGCACATAGCTCTTGACAACCATGGGGTATGTGCAAGGGTCAGGCACATAGGTCTTG is a genomic window of Alosa sapidissima isolate fAloSap1 chromosome 10, fAloSap1.pri, whole genome shotgun sequence containing:
- the colq gene encoding acetylcholinesterase collagenic tail peptide isoform X1; protein product: MSLSLLALFLSVLLSHALAQSYLNVYPFPPVPQALDAKQPFVPCCLLSPPPPPLFPPPPHLWKRYPRQDTDDVISEPSAPCPPINPAGPPGPPGPDGPQGPPGLPGLRGPKGEKGEIGRPGQKGRTGPPGLPGRQGPPGWQGPLGPKGEKGDPGLMGMPGARGPLGSKGLPGYKGEKGSRGEHGDLGPKGEKGSMGLTGMLGQKGEMGPKGEPGLSGNRGPTGRPGKRGKQGSKGDYGLIGPIGPSGPQGPPGLPGPPGLPASGLYMVGPKGQKGQPGNPGQCNCATPLNLHGSPYDQQPFRGGYPKVPAIFVVDNGEELDRLQYDNALAFRKDQRSLYFKDNDGWLPIQLTPFQSMENAPDPEGFCGDGIVQHQNGEECDDGNKVVTDSCIRCKRAHCGDGYRHEGHEECDGKDFGFQTCKSYLPGSYGHLRCTSQCFIDSTNCKYFT
- the colq gene encoding acetylcholinesterase collagenic tail peptide isoform X2 codes for the protein MRLLSPISMSTPSLQYVSRPVPQALDAKQPFVPCCLLSPPPPPLFPPPPHLWKRYPRQDTDDVISEPSAPCPPINPAGPPGPPGPDGPQGPPGLPGLRGPKGEKGEIGRPGQKGRTGPPGLPGRQGPPGWQGPLGPKGEKGDPGLMGMPGARGPLGSKGLPGYKGEKGSRGEHGDLGPKGEKGSMGLTGMLGQKGEMGPKGEPGLSGNRGPTGRPGKRGKQGSKGDYGLIGPIGPSGPQGPPGLPGPPGLPASGLYMVGPKGQKGQPGNPGQCNCATPLNLHGSPYDQQPFRGGYPKVPAIFVVDNGEELDRLQYDNALAFRKDQRSLYFKDNDGWLPIQLTPFQSMENAPDPEGFCGDGIVQHQNGEECDDGNKVVTDSCIRCKRAHCGDGYRHEGHEECDGKDFGFQTCKSYLPGSYGHLRCTSQCFIDSTNCKYFT